The following proteins come from a genomic window of Gossypium raimondii isolate GPD5lz chromosome 5, ASM2569854v1, whole genome shotgun sequence:
- the LOC105771347 gene encoding protein ENHANCED DISEASE RESISTANCE 2-like translates to MCQTEQKDRGSAKEFADKYSITCSTADATSIPDWMADSINGGALQQVDLNNGTNGWSSPPGDLFYLRSQSYLTKRQKCPAGDYLLSPIGMDWLKSDSKLDNVLARPDNRVSNALRKAQSDGQSMKSFIFAVNIQVPGKDLYSAVFYFATEDPIPPGSLLYRFVNGDDAFRNQRLKMVNRIVEGPWIVKKAVGNYAACLIGKALTCNYHRGDNYLEIDVDVASSAVANAILHLALGCATSVVIDMGFVVEGQTEDELPEKLIGAVRVSKMEMSSATVVDALTPSVQTAAGRGIGVCKVNDHKSDDGESDDNDK, encoded by the coding sequence ATGTGCCAGACTGAGCAAAAAGACCGGGGATCCGCCAAGGAATTCGCCGATAAATACTCTATAACCTGTTCAACGGCTGACGCTACATCGATTCCCGATTGGATGGCTGATTCAATCAATGGTGGAGCCTTGCAACAAGTCGACCTTAATAACGGAACCAACGGTTGGTCTTCTCCCCCGGGTGATCTCTTCTATCTCCGTTCTCAAAGCTACCTGACCAAACGTCAAAAATGCCCCGCCGGCGATTATTTACTCTCTCCCATTGGTATGGACTGGCTCAAGTCCGATTCCAAGCTCGATAACGTACTCGCCCGTCCTGATAATCGTGTTTCTAACGCCCTCCGAAAAGCTCAATCCGATGGCCAATCTATGAAAAGCTTTATTTTCGCCGTCAATATCCAGGTCCCCGGTAAAGATCTGTATAGTGctgttttttattttgccaCAGAGGATCCTATCCCTCCCGGTTCGTTACTTTACCGGTTCGTCAATGGAGATGATGCCTTCCGGAACCAACGGTTGAAGATGGTTAACCGGATTGTTGAAGGACCGTGGATCGTCAAAAAAGCGGTGGGCAACTATGCGGCGTGCTTGATAGGTAAAGCTTTGACGTGTAATTATCATAGAGGAGATAATTACTTGGAGATTGACGTTGACGTTGCTAGCTCGGCGGTTGCCAACGCGATTCTACACCTCGCATTGGGATGCGCGACGAGCGTAGTAATCGATATGGGATTTGTAGTGGAAGGACAGACCGAGGATGAGTTGCCGGAAAAATTAATCGGTGCGGTTAGAGTTAGTAAGATGGAGATGTCGTCTGCGACCGTAGTTGATGCACTTACGCCATCGGTTCAAACAGCGGCTGGGCGTGGAATAGGAGTTTGTAAGGTAAATGACCATAAATCTGATGATGGCGAAAGCGATGATAATGACAAATGA